From a region of the Megalobrama amblycephala isolate DHTTF-2021 unplaced genomic scaffold, ASM1881202v1 scaffold199, whole genome shotgun sequence genome:
- the LOC125260927 gene encoding uncharacterized protein LOC125260927, translating to MDAIKQKQQWSEEETSFFLAVWSSAEVQSKLEGASRTKPVLQQIQREMAAAGFDRNIEQINNKLKKLKKDYRDQKKDLGRSGNGRPRRNPHFDILDAVLGDRPACQVTGALNSATVMLESMVDDSLQQSCTDPELSAINDGDDNVELPPPLGCSSPAPSCSSSGDTCLASSEQDKRGKRKRDSTSELIQYLERADERFLQHSKEMDDALLLEMRADTRSLLGLMGCMVAVMEAQSQK from the exons ATGGACGCTATTAAGCAAAAACAGCAGTGGTCCGAAGAGGAAACAAGTTTCTTTCTTGCAGTCTGGTCCAGTGCAGAAGTGCAGAGTAAATTAGAGGGTGCTTCACGGACAAAACCGGTATTGCAGCAAATTCAGCGCGAGATGGCCGCTGCTGGGTTCGACCGGAACATTGAACAGATTAACAACAAACTAAAAAAACTCAAGAAAGATTACCGGGACCAAAAAAAGGACCTCGGTCGGAGTGGTAATGGGCGGCCACGTCGAAACCCACATTTTGACATCCTCGACGCTGTCCTCGGCGATAGGCCGGCATGCCAGGTGACCGGGGCGCTGAACTCGGCAACAGTTATGCTGGAATCGATGGTGGATGATTCGCTGCAGCAAAGTTGCACTGATCCTG aaTTGTCTGCCATCAACGACGGAGATGACAACGTTGAGTTACCACCACCGCTGGGCTGCAGCTCTCCCGCACCGTCGTGTAGCAGCTCTGGAGATACATGTCTTGCATCTTCTGAACAAGACAAACGGG GAAAAAGGAAGAGAGACAGTACTTCAGAACTGATTCAATATTTGGAAAGGGCAGATGAGAGGTTTTTGCAGCACAGCAAGGAAATGGATGATGCCTTGCTGCTGGAAATGAGAGCAGACACACGTTCTCTGCTTGGACTCATGGGCTGCATGGTGGCGGTAATGGAAGCACAATCGCAAAAATGA